In the genome of Aspergillus luchuensis IFO 4308 DNA, chromosome 2, nearly complete sequence, one region contains:
- a CDS encoding uncharacterized protein (COG:S;~EggNog:ENOG410PQBS), which yields MSAPKGPFKLVTVNTAPERAKRLIGRVAEALSDRYTIIHIDNCEKIEEVESKVKQHMPDVLFSASMWSAEQADEIHSIARSIKPDIKLHAIPEGLQVERGPDAIVEYLCEKVPPLLDA from the exons ATGTCTGCTCCCAAGGGACCCTTCAAGCTCGTCACTGTCAACACCGCTCCCGAGAGAGCCAAGCGCCTCATCGGACGGGTTGCTGAGGCCCTTTCGGACCGTtacaccatcatccacattGACAACTGCGAGA AGATCGAGGAAGTCGAGTCCAAGGTCAAGCAGCACATGCCCGATGTCCTG TTCAGCGCCTCCATGTGGTCCGCCGAGCAGGCCGACGAGATCCACTCCATTGCCCGGTCGATCAAGCCCGACATCAAGCTGCACGCTATCCCCGAGGGTCTCCAGGTCGAGCGCGGCCCTGACGCCATTGTTGAATACCTTTGCGAGAAGGTCCCTCCTCTTCTAGACGCCTAA